Proteins from one Verrucomicrobiota bacterium genomic window:
- the rpsH gene encoding 30S ribosomal protein S8 codes for MMSDPIADMLTRIRNGSMALLPAVTMPHSRIKEGIARLLCAEGYVGEVAVEGEVKRKLTVKLKYEGRKGIIGGLRRASRPGRRVYVASGEIPRVLNGMGVSIVSTSRGVMTGSEARRQGVGGELLCTVW; via the coding sequence ATGATGAGCGACCCCATTGCAGACATGCTCACGAGGATCCGGAATGGAAGCATGGCCTTGTTGCCGGCGGTGACAATGCCGCACTCGCGAATCAAGGAGGGCATCGCGCGGTTGCTCTGCGCAGAGGGCTACGTGGGCGAGGTGGCCGTGGAGGGCGAGGTCAAGCGCAAGCTCACGGTGAAGCTGAAATACGAGGGGCGCAAAGGCATCATCGGCGGCCTGCGCCGGGCGAGCCGTCCCGGGCGCCGGGTTTACGTGGCGTCGGGCGAAATCCCGAGAGTGTTGAACGGGATGGGCGTCTCGATCGTGTCCACGTCGCGCGGGGTCATGACCGGGTCGGAGGCGCGCCGACAAGGTGTGGGCGGCGAGCTGCTTTGCACCGTCTGGTAG